In the Actinomycetes bacterium genome, AGGAGGGAATGCGTTGATGATACTGTTAAACCTGTCGGCTGCTTTTTCAAGAAAGTACTACAACCTTATCCCTTACAGCCTGCTTAACCCCATTTACTGGATACTGCATTCCATTGCTGCCTATAAGGCCTTGTGGCAGGTCATATTCAGACCCTTCTACTGGGAAAAAACCAGTCATGGCATTTCCAGTTACCAGTTTGAATCAAAAAGCTAGTTGCATATAAGAATTTTTAGCTTTTTGTGATAGGATAATGCATAAAACAACAGTAATAATTAACCATGAAATTAAAACAAATACATGAACTTGCTGTACAGCTGGGAGCGGAAGCGGTACCAATAGGAGGCAAGAATTTTCCTGATTGCCAGGTCCTTAATCTGCCCCAGGCAGAGGTTAAAACCATCTATGCGGGTATAGATATAGGGGTGGGGGAGCTGTTGCTGATAGATAAGCTCAGAAGCTGTGGCCAGCGAATAGATGCGGTACTAAGCCATCATCCATTGGCTAAAGCAGCTTATCTTATGGCAGAAGTAGCCAGGATACAGGAAAAGAACTGGGTAAGATGTGGGGTGGACAAAGAGGTGGCCGGGAAACTGGCAGATAAGCTTATAAGGGAAGCAAACCTGGAGGCTGGCTCTGCCAATTATCTGCAGGTCAGGGATTCAGCCAGACTGCTGGGTTTGCCCCTTATATCCCTCCATACAGCACTGGATAATCTGGTGCAGAAGTTCTTTATAGATCTGCTGGCAGATAAAGAAAATGACAGCCTGGAACAGGTACTGGAGGATATTCAGTCCATAGAGGAGTGCAGGATTTCTTCTGAAGATGGAGTAAAACCATATAGCGCAGGTAAGGCTGACCCTAAGGCAAAATTGGGCAACTGCCTGGTAGATATGACCGGTGGATTGGATCCTCTTTCGGAGATATTTGAGC is a window encoding:
- a CDS encoding glycosyl transferase, coding for GGNALMILLNLSAAFSRKYYNLIPYSLLNPIYWILHSIAAYKALWQVIFRPFYWEKTSHGISSYQFESKS